One window of Cydia pomonella isolate Wapato2018A chromosome 7, ilCydPomo1, whole genome shotgun sequence genomic DNA carries:
- the LOC133519726 gene encoding zinc finger matrin-type protein 2, translating to MSMRPDDHRRKWDKDEFEKIASERLKAELEEEERSKKKAPPVKRELLKQREYKVDLDSKLGKSVVITKNTPTSQSGGYYCNVCDCVVKDSINFLDHINGKKHQRNLGMSMKIERSSLEQVKARFASNKRKLEERIREYELDSRLREAAEEEARVKELRRERRRDKKRKLQEGDEPEEETPAQSELAQIMGFSGFGGSKK from the exons ATGAGTATGAGACCTGACGATCACCGTAGAAAGTGGGACAAGGATGAGTTCGAGAAGATCGCTTCAGAAAGGTTGAAAGCGGAGTTAGAAGAAGAGGAGCGTTCTAAAAAGAAAG CACCTCCAGTAAAAAGAGAGCTCCTCAAGCAGCGTGAATACAAAGTAGACTTGGACTCAAAATTGGGCAAGAGTGTTGTCATTACAAAGAATACCCCCACCTCCCAGTCGGGTGGCTACTACTGCAATGTCTGCGACTGTGTGGTTAAGGACTCCATCAACTTCCTGGACCACATCAATGGCAAGAAGCATCAGCGGAATCTTGGCATGTCCATGAAGATCGAGAGGAGCTCACTGGAGCAG GTGAAAGCAAGATTTGCAAGCAACAAACGTAAACTAGAAGAGAGGATCCGGGAATACGAACTGGACAGCCGGCTGCGCGAGGCGGCTGAGGAGGAGGCGCGAGTTAAAGAGCTACGCCGCGAGCGCCGCCGTGACAAGAAGCGCAAGCTGCAG gAGGGTGACGAGCCAGAGGAGGAGACCCCCGCGCAGTCCGAGCTCGCCCAGATCATGGGCTTCTCCGGCTTTGGCGGATCTAAGAAATAG